From Scomber japonicus isolate fScoJap1 chromosome 22, fScoJap1.pri, whole genome shotgun sequence, one genomic window encodes:
- the naa38 gene encoding N-alpha-acetyltransferase 38, NatC auxiliary subunit → MATMIAENGPSSREQPEVSSPSQAMLKLEGLLNKNMRIRMTDGRTLVGLFLCTDRDCNVILGSAQEFLKSTDTFSQGEPRVLGLAMIPGHHVVSIEVEADSLEDTQGYGADH, encoded by the exons atggcAACGATGATCGCTGAAAATGGTCCCTCGTCtcgt GAGCAGCCTGAAGTGTCCTCGCCGTCCCAGGCCATGCTGAAACTAGAGGGGCTCCTGAACAAGAACATGAGGATCCGCATGACAGACGGACGGACTCTGGTGGGGCTTTTTCTTTGCACAGACCGGGACTGCAACGTCATCCTCGGCTCAGCTCAGGAATTCCTCAAATCGACAG ATACTTTCTCCCAGGGTGAACCCAGAGTCTTAGGTCTGGCCATGATCCCCGGTCACCACGTGGTCTCCATCGAGGTGGAGGCCGACAGTCTGGAAGACACACAAGGGTACGGAGCTGACCATTGA
- the dnajc3b gene encoding dnaJ homolog subfamily C member 3b, producing MESCRRGGVSGVLCSLSLLCVILDLQLDGVLGATHVEIEHHLEMGRKLLAAGQLAEALSHYHSAVEGDSKNYLTYYKRAAVFLAMGKSKSALPDLTRAIQLKPDFLAARLQRGNILLKQGNTQEAKEDFEVVLYRSPDHEEAQDQLMRANELEELQEEAHAAYHQGDYSATISVLERVIELSPWDPESRELRADCYIRMGDPQKAIQDLTPTTRLRNDNRAAFLKLSLLHYSLGEHHDSLNHIRECLKLDQDDKECFSHYKLVKKLSKQLDSAEELIQEERYQDAIEKYESVMKTEPNVLHYTNLAKERICHSLLKDKLAHEAIDACSEAHQRDPRNTNVLRDRAEAYILNQDYEKAVADYQEAKEFDSESNEIREGLDRAQKLLKVSRKRDYYKILGVGRSANKQEIIKAYRKLAQQWHPDNFQLESEKKEAEKKFIDIASAKEVLTDPEMRQKFDAGEDPLDPENQQGGGGGQGQPWPFHFNPFESGGSFHFKFQYN from the exons ATGGAGTCGTGCCGGCGGGGCGGAGTCAGCGGGGTCCTGTGCTCCCTGTCACTGCTGTGTGTGATCCTAGACCTCCAGCTGGACG GTGTTTTGGGGGCAACTCATGTCGAGATCGAGCACCACTTGGAGATGGGCCGTAAACTTCTGGCAGCCGGTCAGCTGGCTGAAGCCTTGTCCCACTATCACTCTGCTGTGG AGGGAGACTCTAAGAATTACCTGACGTACTACAAGCGAGCCGCGGTGTTCCTGGCGATGGGAAAATCCAAATCTGCTCTGCCAGATCTGACCAGAGCCATCCAGCTCAAGCCTGACTTCCTTGCT GCCAGGCTCCAGAGAGGGAATATCCTTTTAAAGCAGGGCAACACGCAGGAGGCCAAGGAGGACTTTGAAGTAGTG ctgtatCGCTCTCCAGACCACGAAGAGGCTCAGGATCAGCTGATGAGAGCAAACgagctggaggagctgcaggaggaggccCATGCTGCATACCACCAGGGGGACTACAGCGCAACCATCTCCGTGCTGGAGCGAGTCATTGAG CTCTCTCCATGGGATCCGGAGTCACGGGAGCTTCGTGCGGACTGTTACATCCGGATGGGGGATCCGCAGAAAGCCATTCAGGATCTAACGCCGACCACGAGACTACGCAACGACAACCGCGCGGCTTTCCTGAAGCTCAGCTTGCTACACTACAGCCTGGGAGAACACCACGATTCACTCAA CCACATCCGTGAGTGTTTGAAACTGGACCAGGATGACAAGGAGTGTTTCAGCCACTACAAGCTGGTGAAAAAGCTCAGTAAGCAGCTGGACTCTGCAGAGGAGCTTATTCAGGAGGAGAG GTATCAGGATGCTATTGAGAAGTATGAATCAGTGATGAAGACAGAGCCGAATGTCCTGCACTACACCAACCTGGCCAAAGAGAGGATCTGCCACAGCCTCTTGAAG GATAAACTGGCTCATGAGGCGATCGACGCATGCTCAGAGGCCCACCAGAGAGATCCACGCAACACCAACGTCCTCCGAGACCGAGCAGAGGCTTACATCCTCAACCAGGACTACGAGAAAG CTGTGGCCGACTACCAGGAGGCGAAAGAGTTTGACAGCGAAAGTAACGAAATTAGAGAAGGGTTGGATAGAGCACAGAAGCTACTCAAGGTCTCTCGCAAGCGGGACTACTATAAGATCCTCGGTGTGGGAAG GAGCGCCAACAAGCAGGAGATCATCAAGGCGTACAGGAAACTGGCACAGCAGTGGCACCCCGATAACTTCCAGTTGGAGTCAGAGAAGAAGGAGGCGGAAAAGAAATTTATCGACATTGCGTCGGCTAAAGAGGTCCTCACCGACCCAG AAATGCGGCAGAAGTTTGACGCGGGCGAGGATCCACTGGACCCGGAGAACCAGCAGGGCGGAGGCGGAGGACAGGGTCAACCCTGGCCATTTCACTTCAACCCCTTCGAGTCCGGCGGCAGCTTCCACTTCAAGTTCCAGTACAACTAG